A window from Thermococcus sp. encodes these proteins:
- a CDS encoding Hsp20/alpha crystallin family protein, whose amino-acid sequence MVWRRDRYWDPFDIMREIQEEIDAIFRDFMRGPRIWGYREPRELAVSETWREPFVDIFDRGDRFVITVELPGVRKEDIKLRVTEDTVYIEAQIRREKELEEEGAIRVERYYSGYRRVIRLPEEVIPEKAKARYNNGVLEIELPKKAPKKESEEGFEVKIE is encoded by the coding sequence ATGGTCTGGAGGAGGGACCGCTACTGGGACCCCTTCGACATAATGAGGGAAATCCAGGAGGAGATTGACGCCATCTTCAGGGACTTCATGAGGGGGCCAAGAATCTGGGGCTACCGCGAGCCAAGGGAACTCGCCGTCAGCGAGACCTGGAGGGAGCCCTTCGTGGACATCTTCGACCGCGGCGACAGGTTTGTCATAACGGTTGAACTCCCGGGAGTGAGGAAGGAAGACATCAAGCTCCGCGTTACTGAAGATACAGTTTACATTGAGGCCCAGATAAGGCGTGAGAAAGAACTTGAGGAGGAAGGCGCGATAAGAGTCGAGCGCTATTACAGCGGTTACAGGAGGGTCATCAGGCTTCCAGAGGAGGTCATTCCGGAGAAGGCCAAGGCTCGCTACAACAACGGCGTCCTTGAAATCGAACTGCCCAAGAAGGCCCCCAAGAAGGAGAGCGAGGAGGGATTCGAGGTTAAGATTGAGTGA
- a CDS encoding MBL fold metallo-hydrolase — MIVEGIGLDSSSKIAFQSHAHSDHFVSGEVIFATRATKFLSHLRKGGFYKEVEFRKRFYIGDIRAKLYPAGHMLGSAGIKLWLDNGTLFYTGDTKWFKLRTAEKSRFPRADFLIIEATFGVPSFTFPAPREAEKKLVAFVEEALDRGRRPTLYVNQMGKAQEVMKILDVHGITVKPSREILKVAKVYSKFGIEFGNIDNEGEVVLRSYRSPTVENSLSLWELTVSGFGRLKLSNHADFWELMKIIERVKPERIFTVYGFAREFARILKGLGHNAVDISPKQKINL, encoded by the coding sequence ATGATTGTTGAGGGAATAGGTCTCGACAGCTCCTCAAAGATAGCCTTCCAGAGCCACGCCCACAGTGACCACTTTGTAAGTGGGGAGGTCATCTTTGCAACAAGAGCAACTAAGTTTCTAAGCCACTTAAGAAAGGGCGGGTTTTACAAGGAAGTTGAATTCAGAAAGAGGTTTTACATCGGTGACATCAGGGCAAAGCTCTATCCCGCCGGCCACATGCTCGGTTCAGCTGGAATAAAGCTCTGGCTCGACAATGGAACCCTCTTCTACACTGGCGATACAAAGTGGTTTAAGCTCAGAACCGCCGAAAAAAGCAGGTTCCCGAGGGCGGATTTTCTGATAATCGAAGCAACATTTGGCGTTCCAAGCTTTACCTTCCCAGCGCCGAGAGAAGCGGAGAAAAAGCTCGTGGCCTTTGTGGAGGAAGCTCTCGACAGGGGGAGAAGGCCAACGTTGTACGTAAATCAAATGGGAAAGGCGCAGGAAGTAATGAAGATACTCGACGTTCACGGGATAACTGTAAAGCCCTCTAGAGAAATCCTAAAGGTTGCCAAGGTCTACTCGAAGTTCGGGATAGAATTTGGGAACATTGATAACGAGGGTGAGGTTGTCCTGCGCTCCTATCGTTCTCCAACCGTTGAAAACTCATTAAGCCTATGGGAGTTAACGGTTTCGGGCTTCGGGAGGCTTAAACTGAGCAACCACGCAGATTTTTGGGAGTTAATGAAGATAATCGAGAGGGTTAAGCCAGAGCGGATTTTCACGGTCTACGGCTTCGCCCGGGAGTTCGCCCGAATTCTTAAAGGTCTCGGCCACAATGCAGTTGACATTTCTCCGAAACAAAAAATTAATTTATGA